GCGTCCCACCAGCGGATAGTGGTGTCCCGAGACCAGCTCAGCACGCGCGGACGGCCGCCGACATCGGGCACGAACTGCGCGCCTTCGACCGCGTCGTCATGCTCCACCATCGCGCCGAGTAGCTCGCCGGTTAGCGCGTCCCACCAGTGGATGGTGCCGTCAATGGACCAGCTCAGCACGCGAGGGCGGCCGCTGACGTCCGGCACGAACTGCGCGCCTTCGACCTCGTCGTCATGCTCCATCATCGCACCGACGGGCTCGCCGGTCAGCGCGTCCCACCAGCGGATAGTGGTGTCCTGAGACCAGCTCAGCACCCGCGGGCGCCCGTTGACATCGGGCACGAACTGCGCGCCTCTGACGGCGTTGTCATGCTCCATCATCGCGCCGAGTGGCTCGAAGGTCAGCGGGTCCCGCCAGCGGATGGTGTTCCCCGACCAGCTTAGTACGCGGGGGCGGCCGCCGACGTCGGGCACGAACCGCGCGCCTTCGACCGCGTCGTCATGCTCCACCATCGCGCCGAGTAGCTCGCCGGTCAGCGCGTCCCACCAGTGGATGGTGCCGTCAATGGACCAGCTTAGCACGCGAGGGCGGCCGTCAACATCGGGGACGAACTGCGCGCCCATGACCCAATTACTATGCTCCATTATCGTGCCGATTGGCTCGGCGGTCAGCGCGTCCCACCAGCGGATAGAGTAGTCCTGAGACCAGCTCAGCACGCGGGGGCGGCCGCCGACATCGGGAATGTAATCAGCGCCACGGACCCCGCTGTGATGTTCCCCGACGATCATGATCAGGCCGGAGGAGCCATCGTCTTCCGACTGCTGAACCGGCGAGAACCGCAGCCCTCGAGCCAGCCGCTCTGGCTCGAGCAGCGTCCGTGCGATGTCCTCAAGTATCGCAGCATCGGCGCGTAGTTTCAATTGCGCTGTTAACTGTCGGCGATCGCGGCGCAGCACATGCTGCGATCGCCGCACGACCTGTCGTATGTATTGCAATACTCGGTCATCCGCGCTCGCATCATCCAGCAGGCGCAGCAGCCGCCCGACATTCCCCGCGAGCTTATCCAACTTTCCTCTCCTGAAATCAGTCTCCCGACGGGTCTCTTTGCTAGCGTCAATGGCGTATCGGCATGCCGATCGGCTCGCCGGTCAGCGCATCCCACCAGCGTGTCACGCCGTCATCCGCCCAGCTCAGGAGGCGCGCGCCGCCCGGAAAGTCGGGCGCGTAGAGCGCACCCAAGACCGCGCTGTCGTGCCTCATCGCCGCGCCGACGGGCTCGCCGGTCAAGGCGTCCCACCAGCGCAGGATCCCGTCATCCGACCAGCTGAGGAGGCGGGGGCGGCCCTCGACGTCGGGCAGGAACTGCGCGCCATTGACCCCGTCGTCATGCCGCATCGCCGCGCCGATGGGCTCGGTGGTCCGCGCGTTCCACCAGCAAAGCACGCCATCTTCTGACCAGGCGAGTATTCGCGGAATACCAGCGAGGTCGGCAACGAACAGCGCCCCTCGAACGACGCCGTCGTGTCGCATCGACGTCCCGATATGCTCGCCGTTGAGCGCGTTCGATAACCTGAGTTCAGCCCCGCTGCTGGCCAAAATGCAAGGGCGTCCTTCGAGATTGCTAATGAAAATCAAAAACATCAGATCGCTCCCGTCGGTCGCGCAAATAACACCTACAGTCAATGATTTAAGGGTTTTGTTTTTGTGGTGCAACCGCGAGTCCAGCCGCAGGCCGCCGACCTCTAGTATCCCAGTATTTTCAACGTCATAATGGCGGTTTTGACGCGCAAACTGGTAGCCAAGGATCAACCTTGCCAAGCTTGTGGTCGAGGGTTCGAATCCCTTCGCCAGCTCCAAAAAATCGCGATGAAAATCAAGTAGCTGACAATGGCCCTTCGAAGCCATTTCTGCTTAGAATGCTTGAACTCTCGGTTGCTCAGCGGAATCTATGCACTCGGATCAAAACCACCGGCGCGGAGACCGTGTCGCGCCCGCCGATCGCCTGAGTTGAGAGCGGCCGCTCGCGCTCGTCGCCGCGACCTTTTCGCGGCCGGAGATTCGCGGCGCCCTCCCAAAAAAAGGCGCCGCGCGCCCGCTGGCAGCCAGATCCGCTCGAAGAGGTGTGGGAGAGCGAGGTCGTCCCATGCTGAGAGCGGCACCCGGCCGATCGGCGTGTTCGAGGGCTGCGCCGTCGGCACGCGGCGCTGGACTCCAGAGTGCGACGCACGCTGGAGCGGCGCTCGAAGCTGGCGCGCCATCCATGGTCCCGAGCAGGAGTGATTTTCCGGCAGGAGCATCCACCGGGGCGCATGGGGCTCTCGGATTTTTGCGACATGCGCGATCTCGAGGTTTCGATCGCCTGCGTTGTGCACGATCACGGGGTACTCGACGAGCGCGTCCTCCAGCGCGCCTATCGGCGGCGGGCACCGCGGAGGACGAATGGAGCTGCGCGGCTGCACTCATGGGGAGAGGCTTACAGAACGAACAATGAACAAGTCAACGGTGAATTCTGCAAAGACGGTTAACGACCGCGCGGTGAGGATACGATCCGCGAAAAGATCGCAGGATCCGGCCCAATGTGAAATTCGCGCTTGCCGAAATACCAAATCTCGTGAGAGCGCTTGTAAGCGTATCCGTTTCCGATCGGTGCGTTTCGTTCATCGGGAAAAAGAATCATGACGACCCAGCCGACCATTTTCAGTCTGTGCACTCCGCAGGACGACGTGCTGAAGGGCGCCGTGTCGGACAGCGATTTCGCAGCCAAGCTCTCCCACGTCTTGAACGGCAAGGCGTCGCCCGACTATCGAAAGCCCGAGCGCTTCTTCGCCAACACCTATCCCACCGAAGGGCTGAAGGAGCTGATCGCCAACGTATGCGCCCGGCTGTCCGGTAGGGGCGACGCGGTCTCGTCGGTCTTTCGTCTCGACACTTCGTTCGGCGGCGGTAAGACTCACGGGCTGATCGCGCTGGTCCACGCCGCGAAGTCCGGCCGGTCCGTCCCGAACATCGCGGAGTTCGTCGATCCGTACCGCCTTCCGGACGGCGAGGTGAGGATCGCCGCCTTCGACGGTGAGGACGCCGATCCGGCGAACGGACGGCCCATGGGCGACGGCGTCAGGGCGCGCACTCCTTGGGGCGAGATTGCCTTCCAACTCGCGAGAAAGCCCGGATTCGAGATCGTCCGTCGGTCGGATGAGGAAATGGTCGCCCCCGGCGCGGACACGATTGCCGAACTTTTCGGATCCGATCCCGTTCTCGTCGTCCTCGACGAGATGGGCGAATATCTTCGCCGCGTGCAGCACATGGGCGGGCGTGACCAATTGACCGCGTTCCTGAAGGCCCTGTTCACTGCGGTGGAGGGGAATCCGAGGGCCGCCGTCGTGTTCACACTCGCCGTCCGCGCGGATGGAAAGGGAGTCGACGCCTTCGCCGA
The sequence above is a segment of the Methylosinus trichosporium OB3b genome. Coding sequences within it:
- a CDS encoding WD40 repeat domain-containing protein encodes the protein MASKGHCQLLDFHRDFLELAKGFEPSTTSLARLILGYQFARQNRHYDVENTGILEVGGLRLDSRLHHKNKTLKSLTVGVICATDGSDLMFLIFISNLEGRPCILASSGAELRLSNALNGEHIGTSMRHDGVVRGALFVADLAGIPRILAWSEDGVLCWWNARTTEPIGAAMRHDDGVNGAQFLPDVEGRPRLLSWSDDGILRWWDALTGEPVGAAMRHDSAVLGALYAPDFPGGARLLSWADDGVTRWWDALTGEPIGMPIRH